The Dehalococcoidia bacterium region GGCGGGGGAGTGAGGGCCGCCGGCTGCGGCTACGGAGCCGGCGTAGGCGTAGGCGGGGCTTCGCGCCGTGGCGGGACGCGCAGCGTCTGGCCGATTTGCAAGCCGGCGTCGGGGGCCAGGTCGTTGGCGGCGGCGAGCTCGGCGATCGAGACGCCGAAGCGCGCCGCCAATCGTGAGAGGCTGTCGCCGCGCTGCACCGTATACAGAACCGGCGTGGAGGCCGGCGCCGGCCGCGGCGTGGCAGGCGGCAGTGTCGCCGCGATCTGCGTCGGCTCGGGCGCCGGCGTGGCCGGTTGGTTGCTGCTGTCCGGCGTGGCGCCGGCCGCGCGGGTGGCGGTGGCAGCGCCGGATGGCGCGGGCTCGGCGTCGAACGGGTTGCCGACGGCCAGCGCCGCGACGATCACGCCGGCGCCCGCGGCGATCGCCAGCGCCGTAATCGCAAGGCGCGTGCCCAGGCGGCGCGCCGCGGCCAGCGCGGGCTGCACCGGCATGGCGGCGCCACGGTAGCGGCTGCACAGCGCGGCACGGCCGCCCAGGCAAAAGACGGTCTGATGTTGCAGGCTGATCGCGGCCGGATCGGCGAGCGAGCGGCAGCGGTTCTGCGTGCTCGGCGCG contains the following coding sequences:
- a CDS encoding LysM peptidoglycan-binding domain-containing protein; its protein translation is MTSFQPPSALPAPCPLLDHAGGPEAPNPAPSTQNRCRSLADPAAISLQHQTVFCLGGRAALCSRYRGAAMPVQPALAAARRLGTRLAITALAIAAGAGVIVAALAVGNPFDAEPAPSGAATATRAAGATPDSSNQPATPAPEPTQIAATLPPATPRPAPASTPVLYTVQRGDSLSRLAARFGVSIAELAAANDLAPDAGLQIGQTLRVPPRREAPPTPTPAP